The following proteins are co-located in the Xiphophorus hellerii strain 12219 chromosome 2, Xiphophorus_hellerii-4.1, whole genome shotgun sequence genome:
- the roraa gene encoding nuclear receptor ROR-alpha A isoform X3: MMYFVISAMKAQIEIIPCKICGDKSSGIHYGVITCEGCKGFFRRSQQSNAAYSCPRQKNCLIDRTSRNRCQHCRLQKCLAVGMSRDAVKFGRMSKKQRDSLYAEVQKHRLQQQQRDHQQQPGEAEPLTPSYGLSANGLTELHDDLSGYMDGHTPDGSKPDSAVSSFYLDIQPSPDQSGLDINGIKPEPICDFAPGSGFFPYCSFTNGETSPTVSMAELEHLAQNISKSHMETCQYLREELQQMTWQAFLQEEVESYQSKPREVMWQLCAIKITEAIQYVVEFAKRIDGFMELCQNDQIVLLKAGSLEVVFVRMCRAFDSQNNTVYFDGKYAGPDVFKSLGCDDLISSVFEFGKNLCSMHLSEDEIALFSAFVLMSAVKCIPPDRSWLQEKVKVEKLQQKIQLALQHVLQKNHREDGILTKLICKVSTLRALCSRHTEKLTAFKAIYPDIVRAHFPPLYKELFGSDFEQSMPVDG, from the exons CTCAAATCGAAATAATTCCCTGCAAGATCTGTGGAGACAAATCATCAGGCATCCATTACGGTGTGATAACATGTGAAGGCTGTAAG GGCTTCTTCAGGAGGAGTCAGCAGAGCAATGCAGCGTACTCCTGCCCCCGTCAGAAAAACTGCTTGATCGACCGCACCAGCCGCAACCGCTGCCAGCACTGCAGGCTGCAGAAGTGCCTGGCAGTGGGAATGTCACGAGATG CGGTGAAGTTTGGCCGCATGTCAAAGAAGCAGCGAGACAGCCTGTACGCTGAGGTCCAGAAGCAccggctgcagcagcagcagcgagaCCACCAACAGCAGCCCGGAGAGGCAGAGCCGCTCACACCTAGCTACGGCCTCTCAGCCAACGGCCTAACGGAGCTACACGATGACCTCAGTGGCTACATGGACGGCCACACTCCTGATGGCAGCAAGCCCGACTCGGCGGTCAGCAGCTTCTACCTAGACATCCAGCCGTCCCCTGACCAGTCGGGCTTAGACATCAACGGCATCAAGCCGGAGCCCATCTGCGACTTTGCCCCTGGCTCTGGCTTTTTTCCCTACTGCTCCTTCACCAACGGCGAGACCTCCCCCACTGTTTCCATGGCTGAACTAG AGCACCTCGCCCAGAACATCTCAAAGTCACACATGGAGACATGTCAGTACCTGagagaggagctgcagcagatgaCCTGGCAGGCTTTCCTTCAGGAAGAGGTGGAGAGCTACCAGAGCAAG CCCCGGGAAGTCATGTGGCAGCTGTGTGCTATCAAAATAACAGAGGCCATTCAGTATGTGGTGGAGTTTGCCAAGCGCATCGACGGCTTCATGGAGCTGTGTCAGAACGATCAGATAGTGCTGCTGAAAGCAG GCTCTCTGGAAGTTGTGTTTGTCAGAATGTGCCGTGCCTTTGACTCGCAAAACAACACAGTCTATTTCGATGGAAAATATGCCGGACCTGATGTGTTCAAGTCATTAG GCTGTGACGACTTGATCAGCTCCGTCTTCGAGTTTGGGAAAAACTTGTGTTCTATGCACCTGTCTGAGGATGAGATCGCCCTGTTCTCTGCTTTTGTGTTGATGTCTGCTG TGAAATGTATTCCACCAGACCGATCCTGGCTTCAGGAGAAGGTGAAAGTGGAAAAACTCCAGCAGAAGATCCAACTGGCCCTTCAACATGTTCTGCAGAAGAACCACAGAGAGGACGGCATTCTTACAAAG TTGATATGCAAAGTGTCGACACTGCGAGCGCTGTGCAGTAGGCATACAGAGAAGCTCACGGCTTTCAAAGCAATATACCCAGACATTGTGCGTGCCCACTTCCCCCCCTTATATAAGGAGCTGTTCGGATCAGACTTTGAGCAGTCCATGCCCGTTGATGGGTAA
- the anxa2a gene encoding annexin A2a: MALVSEFLGQLSLNVAHEPLYPTVVPARDFDPDRDAARIETAIKTKGVDEQTIIDVLTKRSYSQRREIAFAYEKRAKKDMITALKAALSGNLETVILGLMKSTSQYDASEIRGSIKGLGTDEETLIEILCSRSNDELVEIKKVYSDLFKKDLAKDVAGDTSGNFAKLLLALVDTKRDEPSAIVDYEKIDTDARALYDAGVKIKGTDVNTWISIMSQRSVPHLRKVFDKYKSYSPYDMQESIVKEVKGDLQKSFLVLVQCFENKQLYFAKKLNEAMKGKGAKEKIVTRIIVSRCEVDLKKICSEYKDTFGQSLQQTITEHTKGDYQKAMLSLCGPDQ; encoded by the exons ATGGCTTTGGTTTCGGAGTTTCTGGGACAGCTGTCTCTCAATGTTGCG CATGAACCTCTGTACCCCACCGTGGTACCCGCTAGGGACTTTGACCCAGACAGAGATGCTGCCAGAATAGAGACTGCAATCAAAACCAAAG gagTGGATGAGCAGACCATCATCGATGTCCTAACAAAAAGATCTTACTCTCAAAGGAGAGAAATTGCTTTTGCTTATGAAAAAAGAGCTAAAAAG GACATGATCACAGCTCTGAAAGCAGCATTGTCTGGCAATCTGGAAACTGTCATCCTTGGACTGATGAAGAGCACATCCCAGTATGACGCCTCAGAGATCAGAGGATCCATCAAG GGTTTAGGAACAGATGAGGAAACGCTGATTGAGATCTTGTGCTCACGCAGCAATGATGAGTTGGTTGAAATCAAGAAAGTCTACAGTGATT tgtTCAAGAAAGATTTGGCAAAAGATGTGGCAGGAGATACCTCTGGAAATTTTGCTAAGCTGCTTTTGGCTCTGGTGGAC ACGAAGAGAGACGAACCCAGTGCTATTGTAGACTATGAAAAGATAGATACAGATGCCAGA GCTCTTTATGATGCTGGAGTGAAAATAAAAGGAACCGATGTCAACACCTGGATCTCCATTATGTCTCAGAGGAGTGTCCCTCACCTGCGCAAAG tatTTGACAAGTACAAGAGTTACAGCCCCTATGACATGCAGGAGAGCATTGTGAAGGAAGTTAAAGGAGATTTACAGAAGTCATTTCTTGTGCTAG TTCAGTGCTTTGAAAACAAGCAgctttattttgctaaaaagctGAATGAAGCCATGAAG GGGAAAGGAGCCAAAGAGAAGATTGTGACCAGGATTATTGTGTCCCGCTGTGAGGTGGACCTGAAAAAGATTTGTTCTGAATACAAGGACACCTTCGGGCAGTCCCTGCAGCAGACTATCACT GAACATACCAAAGGAGACTACCAGAAGGCAATGCTCAGCCTCTGCGGACCAGATCAGTAA
- the ice2 gene encoding LOW QUALITY PROTEIN: little elongation complex subunit 2 (The sequence of the model RefSeq protein was modified relative to this genomic sequence to represent the inferred CDS: deleted 6 bases in 5 codons), with protein MELVWDDDAPPDGPFFTRDLYDKHSLAPHIRELWAFLQSPAENTDVNQEYEESAEDHTCSPEKNSAKLKGSQAFGWESCDSDGTDSEEPKKSKEERTSCKKTETEIDVAYPEPRLPYPCLSSLSTKDQKTYVGYLMNMKSRTLPKNLILRINNEVIQFTKYLQDVAKICADDYNFITQGAMQYTEEFFTACLESVKALPQFYQIDEVTSLTGGTFNPGLALTFEKQLLTMGTVNITDHNMVPADAQLASDYHSVSSANPPAKKAKDKHARISSDGNTEKLCAYYEPHVCLTRDALVRLLDNHGPDFGDQWELPVLVKITPGEGSSKRKTVYIDSPLLKRDVTIRERSHIYYEESLKLSIMTNGSKKVFHLMTERPAPEQQQEASVRGCVSVENKGLNFEVDLTDLETFGETTTKTPQIKKTQSQQDEELQSSGSSSTPVVTKPKNSNKTLKVSSFSQGGLNSASKNKNNTRTETSQLIVSEPELQKTESSGSDQKCDKDEGFMAGSDDEKLIIDETGSSVALPTNQSERLTTTCSADSSVTSSVQSTPANTVSSPPCKRTRSKRTARQTKAPEDQLGEILRMQTAMFKSGSEPSPAVKSPSRCLGPQLNPHTTSMVKPCVSSYLERHQNEDAESRVVLPESVITHISPTEHKKILSENLQACAEDEQDYEAPVEGNLLYKLYSLQDLLVMVRSSVSLTHTRKVDNQNQHVPVHVLPKLEYQLSYGVECLTNSEACQLWTETSLHSSTVPYIAHINAHTSKVALLRKLPDDWMQNISCGFKPSKSLNILHHLLKKLTGLDKGQYLIVHKTGEAFVTLLKAGGEKVSRGAYNLQQNHSSVSQPPKLGIVPWIPVDPAVVLPFHQQHGRVPCTFPPNTFQKAAKDGNYNPRGGQKKNPNVQKNKQTKRSARRKKYIKKLVEKSV; from the exons ATGGAGCTGGTGTG GGATGATGACGCGCCTCCTGACGGTCCTTTCTTCACCAGAGACCTCTATGACAAACATTCACTTGCACCACATATCAGAGAACTTTGGGCCTTTCTTCAAAG tcctgcagaaaacacagacGTAAATCAAGAGTATGAGGAGTCTGCAGAAGATCACACGTGCTCC CCCgaaaaaaattctgcaaagtTAAAAGGCAGCCAAGCGTTCGGCTGGGAGAGCTGTGACAGTGATGGCACTGATTCTGAGGAACCAAAAAAGAGCAAGGAG GAGAGAACGTCCTGTAAAAAGACTGAGACA GAGATAGATGTTGCTTATCCTGAACCCAGGCTGCCCTATCCCTGCTTGTCCAGCCTGTCTACCAAAGATCAGAAAACCTATGTTGGTTatttgatgaacatgaagagcaggaCTCTTCCAAAG AACTTGATATTGCGAATAAACAATGAAGTTATACAGTTCACGAAGTACCTGCAGGATGTTGCTAAAATATGTGCTGATGACTACAACTTCATAACACAAGGAGCTATGCAGTATACAGAG gagTTTTTTACAGCATGTTTAGAGTCTGTGAAGGCACTTCCTCAGTTCTACCAGATCGATGAAGTGACCAGTTTGACAGGAGGAACGTTTAATCCAGGGCTGGCACTGACATTTGAGAAGCAGCTGCTGACAATG GGCACTGTGAATATCACCGACCACAATATGGTGCCTGCTGATGCACAGCTTGCATCCGATTATCACAGTGTTTCATCAGCGAATCCTCCAGCTAAGAAAGCCAAGGACAAGCATGCT AGGATCAGCAGTGAcggaaatacagaaaaactgtgTGCTTATTATGAACCTCATGTCTGTCTGACGCGAGATGCTTTGGTAAGGCTGCTGGACAACCACGGCCCAGACTTTGGGGACCAATGGGAACTGCctgttttggtaaaaataacACCAGGAGAAG GCAGCAGTAAAAGGAAGACTGTATACATAGACTCACCTCTCCTGAAGCGTGATGTGACAATAAGAGAGAGGAGT CACATCTATTATGAAGAAAGTCTGAAGCTCTCCATCATGacaaatggaagtaaaaaagTCTTCCATCTAATGACCGAGCGGCCCGCACCTGAACAGCAACAG GAGGCCTCCGTGAGAGGTTGTGTGTCTGTCGAAAACAAAGGCCTTAACTTTGAGGTGGATCTGACTGACCTGGAAACTTTTGGAGAAACGACGACTAAAACgccacagataaaaaaaacacagagtcaGCAGGATGAAGAACTTCAAAGTAGTGGATCTTCAAGTACCCCAGTTGTGACCAAGCcaaaaaattccaataaaacactCAAAGTTAGCAGCTTTTCACAGGGAGGACTTAActctgcttctaaaaacaaaaacaataccaGAACAGAAACAAGTCAGTTGATAGTGAGTGAGCCCGAGTTACAAAAGACTGAATCGTCTGGCTCTGACCAAAAATGTGATAAAGATGAAGGC TTTATGGCAGGTTCAGATGATGAGAAGCTGATCATTGATGAGACTGGTTCTTCAGTAGCATTGCCCACAAATCAGTCGGAACGCTTGACTACAACATGCTCTGCAGACTCCTCAGTTACATCTTCCGTTCAGTCCACCCCTGCAAATACAGTCTCCTCTCCGCCTTGTAAGCGTACAAGATCTAAACGAACCGCCAGACAAACAAAAGCACCCGAGGATCAACTAGGGGAGATCCTGCGCATGCAAACAGCCATGTTCAAGTCCGGCAGTGAACCATCTCCTGCCGTTAAGTCCCCAAGCCGCTGTCTTGGGCCCCAGCTCAACCCTCATACAACGTCCATGGTTAAACCGTGTGTGTCGTCATATTTAGAAAGACATCAAAACGAGGATGCCGAGAGCCGTGTTGTTCTTCCTGAATCTGTCATCACACACATCAGTCCTACAGAGCACAAAA AAATCctttcagaaaaccttcaggCTTGTGCAGAAGATGAACAAGACTATGAAGCTCCAGTAGAGGGGAATCTGCTTTACAAGCTTTACAGTCTGCAAGACCTTCTGGTGATGGTGCGCAGCTCTGTGTCTCTGACCCATACAAGAAAAGTAgacaaccagaaccag CATGTGCCAGTTCATGTTTTACCCAAGTTGGAGTACCAGCTTTCTTACGGTGTTGAATGTCTAACGAACAGCGAGGCATGCCAGCTGTGGACGGAGACGTCGCTTCACTCCAGCACAGTGCCTTACATAG CTCACATCAATGCACACACATCTAAAGTTGCTCTGCTGAGGAAGTTGCCTGACGACTGGATGCAGAACATCTCCTGTGGGTTCAA GCCTTCCAAGTCTCTGAATATTCTGCACCACCTACTGAAAAAGCTAACTGG GTTGGACAAAGGTCAGTACTTGATCGTGCACAAAACTGGAGAGGCGTTTGTCACTCTCCTGAAAGCAGGAGGTGAAAAAGTGAGTCGAGGAGCTTacaacctgcagcagaaccacagcTCTGTTTCTCAGCCACCAAAGTTGGGTATTGTGCCTTGGATACCTGTTGATCCGGCTGTGGTCCTTCCTTTCCACCAGCAACACGGCCGAGTTCCCTGTACTTTTCCTCCAAATACCTTTCAAAAG GCAGCAAAAGATGGAAATTACAACCCCAGAGGTGGGCAGAAGAAGAACCCAAATGTCcagaagaacaaacaaacaaaacgttCAGCCAGAcgtaaaaaatacattaaaaagctTGTTGAGAAGTCTGTTTAA